The following are encoded in a window of Etheostoma cragini isolate CJK2018 chromosome 7, CSU_Ecrag_1.0, whole genome shotgun sequence genomic DNA:
- the LOC117947631 gene encoding potassium voltage-gated channel subfamily A member 10: MEVALVDFESLDDLDGNLDDEVETYSDETTALTVDMPPEHSCSPGSNHLTQASQFSSTPKLSFIWESTSSSPIPNTQTLGVPQSPTMPTPTKQERSSCASMISDWKLLLNSECTKDSETIFSRLAKECCEDLFVDKRGLDDGDQKVIINIAGLRFETQLKTLDQFPETLLGDHLKRMDYFDPMRNEYFFDRNRPSFDGILYYYQSGGKIRRPANVPLDVFADEILFYELGNEAMEQFREDEGFIKDVEIPLPNNDVYRQFWLLFEYPESSNAARGVALVSVFVIVISIIIFCMETLPEFRDETDPIVPTTLQPFNQSRFYSSVAPSGVKPTTFSDPFFIIETACIAWFFFELCVRFLVCPSKRDFFHNLMNIIDIISIIPYFVTVVTELITTPQENSGQNMSLAILRIIRLVRVFRIFKLSRHSKGLQILGQTLKASMRELGLLIFFLFIGVILFSSAIYFAEVDEPNTQFVSIPDGFWWAVVTMTTVGYGDMCPITMGGKMVGTLCAIAGVLTIALPVPVIVSNFNYFYHRETEAEDKLPLSDAVEQAMKAESGTKEGCNTSLNKANGV; this comes from the coding sequence ATGGAGGTGGCCCTGGTAGACTTTGAGAGCCTAGATGATCTTGACGGCAACCTTGATGATGAGGTGGAAACATACTCTGATGAGACCACagctctcacagtggacatgcccCCAGAGCACAGCTGCAGCCCGGGCAGCAACCACCTTACACAAGCCTCTCAGTTTTCCTCTACGCCCAAGCTCTCCTTCATTTGGGAATCCACCTCATCTTCGCCCattccaaacacacagacactaggAGTACCCCAGTCCCCAACCATGCCAACTCCAACCAAACAGGAACGCAGTAGCTGTGCCAGTATGATCTCCGATTGGAAATTGCTGCTAAACAGTGAGTGCACTAAGGATAGTGAGACCATCTTCAGCCGGCTTGCTAAGGAGTGCTGCGAGGATCTGTTTGTAGATAAACGAGGGCTGGATGACGGAGACCAGAAAGTCATCATCAACATTGCTGGTCTTCGTTTTGAGACGCAGCTCAAAACTTTGGACCAATTTCCTGAAACGCTGCTAGGAGATCATTTGAAGAGGATGGACTACTTTGATCCAATGAGGAACGAGTACTTCTTTGACCGGAACCGACCCAGCTTTGACGGCATCTTGTATTACTACCAGTCAGGGGGCAAGATCAGACGTCCGGCTAACGTTCCGCTGGATGTGTTTGCAGATGAAATTCTGTTTTATGAGCTTGGAAATGAGGCCATGGAGCAGTTCAGAGAAGATGAAGGATTTATAAAGGATGTTGAGATCCCTCTACCTAATAATGATGTGTACAGGCAATTCTGGCTGCTGTTTGAGTACCCAGAGAGCTCAAACGCGGCCCGTGGTGTAGCActggtgtctgtttttgttattgtcatatCCATCATTATTTTCTGCATGGAAACGCTGCCAGAATTCAGAGATGAAACCGACCCAATTGTGCCCACAACGCTACAGCCTTTTAACCAATCTAGATTTTACAGTTCTGTGGCTCCATCTGGCGTGAAGCCCACAACTTTCTCTGATCCCTTTTTCATCATTGAGACTGCCTGTATTGCTTGGTTCTTCTTTGAGCTCTGTGTGAGATTTTTGGTCTGTCCTAgcaaaagggatttttttcacAACCTTATGAACATCATTGACATTATATCCATCATCCCTTATTTTGTTACCGTGGTTACAGAATTGATCACGACGCCTCAAGAGAACTCAGGACAGAACATGTCTTTGGCCATTCTGCGTATCATCCGTCTGGTAAGGGTGTTTCGTATATTCAAACTTTCACGTCACTCCAAGGGGCTGCAGATCCTGGGTCAGACTCTAAAGGCCAGCATGCGTGAGCTTGGCTTGCtcatctttttcctctttattgGAGTCATCCTCTTCTCCAGTGCTATCTACTTTGCTGAGGTAGACGAGCCAAACACACAGTTCGTCAGCATACCCGATGGCTTCTGGTGGGCTGTGGTAACCATGACCACAGTAGGCTACGGGGACATGTGTCCTATTACTATGGGAGGTAAAATGGTGGGCACCTTGTGCGCCATCGCAGGTGTGCTGACCATTGCTTTGCCTGTTCCCGTCATTGTTTCAAATTTCAACTACTTTtatcacagagagacagaagcagagGACAAGTTGCCCTTGTCAGATGCTGTTGAGCAAGCCATGAAGGCTGAATCAGGTACAAAAGAGGGTTGCAACACCTCTCTTAATAAAGCCAATGGCGTTTAG
- the LOC117947636 gene encoding patatin-like phospholipase domain-containing protein 2 has product MSPGVSNCHYREVPPSISFSGSGFMAIYQLGVSQCLLNHAPWILRTAPCVLGASAGSLVAAAVVCEMNLSTIRDEMLNFAKQMKAFTLGPFNPSINVFHWLECILNKHVPSNAHQLANGRLFVSMTRLSDGKHIVMSEFQSKADVMQALLCSCFVPVYCGMLPPSVNGVYYLDGGFSSMQPEVSSPLMQTLTVSPFSGEMDICPVDKPCMWDMVVSGTTLKGNMANSFRIINALYPMNLEILEQSYHNGYKDAIDFLLRNDLAPYLTIQKVSQGPHNFHQTKTWINLETAVEGEKEMKVEQEAMTLTSFITYKHMQTGSSTEHELTGNRQSKKPPLHFDMIGNVLLSNMVIYLSMFGVPVRILSHLLVPFILLFYALLQSKHGLELVLRKASELVFWVWHCQRHFLFFFFNICFCTLKKNTFDRVMPIILLLQWLIRAPNEAPQGRRPATPSSAH; this is encoded by the exons ATGTCTCCAGGAGTTTCCAATTGTCATTATCGTGAGGTTCCACCGTCCATCTCCTTTTCTGGATCTGGATTTATGGCCATCTATCAGTTAGGAGTTTCGCAGTGCTTACTAAATCATGCACCCTGGATACTACGCACAGCACCTTGTGTCCTGGGTGCATCTGCTGGGTCTCTGGTAGCAGCTGCTGTAGTCTGTGAAATGAACCTGA GTACTATTCGTGATGAGATGCTGAATTTTGCCAAACAGATGAAGGCTTTTACGCTTGGACCGTTTAACCCTTCAATCAATGTTTTCCACTGGTTAGAgtgtattttaaacaaacatgttcCTTCAAATGCGCACCAACTGGCAAATGGACGTCTTTTTGTGTCCATGACCCGCCTCTCTGATGGAAAGCACATTGTCATGTCTGAGTTCCAGTCCAAAGCAGATGTAATGCAG GCTTTGCTATGCAGCTGCTTTGTGCCGGTGTACTGCGGCATGCTGCCTCCATCCGTCAACGGAGTA TATTATCTTGACGGGGGTTTCAGCAGCATGCAGCCAGAGGTGTCTTCCCCCCTCATGCAAACCTTGACGGTGTCTCCATTCTCTGGAGAGATGGACATCTGTCCCGTCGACAAGCCTTGCATGTGGGACATGGTAGTGAGCGGTACCACCTTAAAGGGCAACATGGCTAACAGCTTCAGGATCATAAATGCTCTCTACCCTATGAATTTAGAA ATTCTGGAACAATCCTACCACAACGGCTACAAGGATGCTATTGATTTCCTTCTCCGCAATG ATCTTGCCCCATATTTGACGATACAAAAAGTATCTCAAGGACCACATAACTTTCACCAAACTAAAACGTGGATCAATCTAGAGACCGCCgtagagggagaaaaggaaatgaaggtGGAACAGGAGGCCATGACACTGACATCTTTCATAACCtataaacacatgcaaactGGAAGTTCTACCGAGCATGAATTGACTGGAAATCGACAAAGTAAAAAACCTCCTCTCCATTTTGACATGATAGGAAATG TTCTGCTGAGCAACATGGTGATCTACCTGAGCATGTTTGGAGTTCCTGTGAGAATCTTATCCCACCTGCTGGTACCTTTTATCCTCTTGTTTTACGCACTACTCCAGAGTAAGCATGG ACTGGAGTTGGTGCTCAGAAAGGCATCTGAGTTGGTGTTCTGGGTTTGGCATTGccagagacattttttattcttctttttcaacatatgttTCTGTACcctaaagaaaaacacatttgaccG GGTCATGCCCATCATCCTGCTGTTGCAGTGGCTGATTAGGGCACCAAATGAGGCTCCACAAGGACGGAGGCCTGCTACACCCTCTTCTGCCCATTGA